Proteins from one Mercurialis annua linkage group LG7, ddMerAnnu1.2, whole genome shotgun sequence genomic window:
- the LOC126657502 gene encoding probable glycosyltransferase At5g03795 produces MPPAMIAGKLQVQQLYMCSLKGSLLTLAILTLISFTYLSINSLHFSSPSSSISPPRVPAGSVVDSATDNTVDEVVSSDLYHSGKIFKLNYEEMERKFKVYIYPDGDPKTFYQTPRKLTGKYASEGYFFQNIRESRFRTDDPDQAHLFFIPISCHKMRGKGTSYENMTIIVQNYVEGLAAKYPYWNRTLGADHFFVTCHDVGVRATEGVPFLVKNAIRAVCSPSYDVGFIPHKDVALPQVLQPFALPAGGNDVENRTTLGFWAGHRNSKIRVILARTWENDTELDISNNRINRATGHLVYQKRFYRTKFCICPGGSQVNSARIADSIHYGCVPVILSNYYDLPFNDIVDWKRFSVILKEDDVYRLKQALKDISDEEFVALHKNLVEVQKHFQWNSPPIKYDAFHMVMYDLWLRHHVIKY; encoded by the exons ATGCCGCCGGCGATGATCGCCGGAAAACTCCAAGTTCAACAACTATACATGTGTTCACTAAAAGGCTCACTTCTCACTCTCGCTATCTTAACCCTAATTTCCTTCACTTACCTCTCAATTAATTCTCTCCACTTCTCATCCCCTTCCTCTTCCATTTCTCCTCCACGTGTCCCTGCCGGTTCCGTCGTTGATTCCGCCACTGACAATACTGTAGATGAAGTGGTATCATCGGATCTGTATCATTCAGGGAAGATATTTAAACTGAACTATGAGGAAATGGAGCGGAAGTTCAAGGTTTATATATATCCTGACGGAGATCCGAAAACTTTTTATCAAACGCCTAGGAAATTGACTGGTAAATATGCTAGTGAGGGTTATTTTTTCCAGAATATTCGCGAGAGTCGGTTTCGAACTGACGATCCGGATCAGGCTCACTTGTTTTTCATTCCTATTTCTTGCCATAAGATGCGCGGCAAG GGAACGTCTTACGAGAATATGACCATAATTGTTCAGAATTATGTTGAGGGCTTAGCAGCCAAGTACCCTTATTGGAACAGAACCTTGGGTGCAGATCACTTCTTTGTTACCTGTCATGATGTTGGTGTGAGGGCGACTGAAGGGGTACCATTTCTTGTGAAGAACGCAATTCGAGCTGTGTGCTCCCCGAGTTATGATGTCGGATTCATTCCTCACAAAGATGTTGCTCTTCCTCAAGTACTACAGCCATTTGCCCTCCCAGCTGGAGGAAACGATGTAGAGAACAG AACAACACTTGGTTTTTGGGCTGGTCATAGGAACTCCAAAATTAGAGTCATTTTGGCACGCACTTGGGAGAATGACACTGAACTTGATATTTCAAACAACCGGATAAATAGGGCTACTGGACATCTTGTCTATCAAAAGAGATTTTACAGGACTAAGTTTTGCATATGCCCCGGTGGTTCTCAGGTTAACAGTGCTCGCATAGCTGATTCAATCCATTACGGATGTGTTCCAG TGATTCTATCCAATTACTATGACTTGCCATTCAATGACATAGTCGACTGGAAAAGATTTTCTGTAATACTCAAGGAAGATGATGTTTACCGGCTCAAGCAAGCTCTCAAGGATATATCTGATGAAGAATTTGTGGCACTGCATAAGAATTTAGTTGAG GTCCAGAAGCACTTTCAGTGGAATTCGCCTCCAATCAAATATGATGCATTCCATATGGTCATGTATGATCTTTGGCTGAGACACCATGTTATCAAATACTAA